Proteins from one Diprion similis isolate iyDipSimi1 chromosome 3, iyDipSimi1.1, whole genome shotgun sequence genomic window:
- the LOC124404781 gene encoding CTD nuclear envelope phosphatase 1 homolog isoform X2 translates to MLKQLQMGMRAFLLMASRVWTCVCFLLKKQVSQMQPVKYEIFPLSPLSRHRLSIVKRKVLVLDLDETLIHSHHDGVARPTVRPGTPPDFVLKVTIDRHPVRFFVHKRPHVDFFLDIVSQWYELVIFTASMEIYGAAVADKLDNNRGILRRRYYRQHCTPEMGSYTKDLAAICSDLASVFILDNSPGAYRAYPHNAIPIKSWFSDAGDTALLSLLPVLDALRFTQDVRSVLSRNLHLHHTW, encoded by the exons ATGCTGAAGCAATTGCAAATGGGGATGCGAGCGTTCCTCCTGATGGCCTCCCGGGTATGGACCTGCGTCTGCTTTCTCCTAAAGAAGCAG gttTCCCAGATGCAACCAgtcaaatatgaaatttttccattgtCTCCTTTATCTAGGCACCGACTCA GTATAGTTAAGAGAAAAGTTCTGGTTTTGGACTTAGACGAGACACTAATTCACTCACACCATGACGGTGTTGCAAGACCGACCGTCAGGCCAGGTACACCACCAGATTTTGTCCTGAAAGTCACCATAGATCGTCATCCAGTCAGATTTTTTGTCCATAAGAGGCCACACGTAGATTTTTTCTTGGACATTGTTAGTCAGTG GTATGAGCTGGTAATATTCACAGCTTCAATGGAAATTTATGGAGCAGCAGTTGCTGACAAATTAGACAACAACAGAGGGATTTTAAGACGGAGATATTATAGACAGCACTGCACTCCAGAAATGGGATCTTACACTAAAGATTTGGCTGCCATTTGCTCAGACTTAGCATCCGTTTTCATTTTAGACAATAGTCCTGGCGCCTACCGAGCTTATCCAC ATAATGCAATACCGATAAAGTCTTGGTTTAGTGATGCCGGTGATACAGCGCTACTCAGTTTACTTCCAGTGTTGGATGCCTTACGGTTTACGCAGGACGTCCGCTCTGTACTCTCTAGAAACTTACATTTACATCATACATGGTAG
- the LOC124404781 gene encoding CTD nuclear envelope phosphatase 1 homolog isoform X1, translated as MLKQLQMGMRAFLLMASRVWTCVCFLLKKQVRAVSQMQPVKYEIFPLSPLSRHRLSIVKRKVLVLDLDETLIHSHHDGVARPTVRPGTPPDFVLKVTIDRHPVRFFVHKRPHVDFFLDIVSQWYELVIFTASMEIYGAAVADKLDNNRGILRRRYYRQHCTPEMGSYTKDLAAICSDLASVFILDNSPGAYRAYPHNAIPIKSWFSDAGDTALLSLLPVLDALRFTQDVRSVLSRNLHLHHTW; from the exons ATGCTGAAGCAATTGCAAATGGGGATGCGAGCGTTCCTCCTGATGGCCTCCCGGGTATGGACCTGCGTCTGCTTTCTCCTAAAGAAGCAGGTTAGAGCC gttTCCCAGATGCAACCAgtcaaatatgaaatttttccattgtCTCCTTTATCTAGGCACCGACTCA GTATAGTTAAGAGAAAAGTTCTGGTTTTGGACTTAGACGAGACACTAATTCACTCACACCATGACGGTGTTGCAAGACCGACCGTCAGGCCAGGTACACCACCAGATTTTGTCCTGAAAGTCACCATAGATCGTCATCCAGTCAGATTTTTTGTCCATAAGAGGCCACACGTAGATTTTTTCTTGGACATTGTTAGTCAGTG GTATGAGCTGGTAATATTCACAGCTTCAATGGAAATTTATGGAGCAGCAGTTGCTGACAAATTAGACAACAACAGAGGGATTTTAAGACGGAGATATTATAGACAGCACTGCACTCCAGAAATGGGATCTTACACTAAAGATTTGGCTGCCATTTGCTCAGACTTAGCATCCGTTTTCATTTTAGACAATAGTCCTGGCGCCTACCGAGCTTATCCAC ATAATGCAATACCGATAAAGTCTTGGTTTAGTGATGCCGGTGATACAGCGCTACTCAGTTTACTTCCAGTGTTGGATGCCTTACGGTTTACGCAGGACGTCCGCTCTGTACTCTCTAGAAACTTACATTTACATCATACATGGTAG
- the LOC124404780 gene encoding peroxisomal membrane protein PEX14, producing MAIEDSNNNVSLRDELVRTAVKFLQNPKVLPSPLKQKQEFLRRKGLSENEIARACEFAGANQIDAEVSFTTNQKEFTVVPINHGHSYPPYQLQSYRRTTFERVKEILNTVALFGAATYCIYWFYKKFIEPYLFGRKSRKSVEESVTDLDKTIKTSLKEMKDSISKVEVDVSKLTENNSIDPSIPQLVQDLKQDLASLKGLLLSRKQFPSVPASIPTWQLATSTVREKTGDREDLDDAGSGSSTNNSDSSLEMIREDPPKN from the exons ATGGCCATTGAGGATAGTAATAACAACGTATCCTTGCGGGATGAGCTC GTCAGGACggctgtaaaatttttacaaaatcccAAGGTACTTCCGAGTCCATTGAAACAGAAACAGGAATTTCTCCGAAGGAAAGGCCTTTCAGAAAACGAAATTGCTAGGGCATGCGAATTTGCTGGTGCCAACCAAATCGACGCAGAGGTTTCATTTACTACTAATCAAAAAGAGTTTACAGTCGTTCCTATTAATCATGGTCACAGCTACCCACCTTACCAACTACAATCGTATCGTCGAACAACATTTGAAAGAGTCAAAGAAATTCTGAATACTGTTGCTCTGTTCGGAGCTGCAACTTATTGTATATATTGGTTCTACAAG aaatttatagAGCCTTATTTATTTGGACGCAAGAGTCGCAAATCTGTGGAAGAATCTGTGACAGATTTAGACAAAACGATTAAAACCTcattgaaagaaatgaaggactcTATTTCCAAGGTAGAGGTTGACGTCAGTAAACTGACCGAAAACAACTCCATCGATCCTAGCATACCACAGCTTGTGCAAGACTTGAAACAGGACTTGGCCAGTCTCAAAGGTCTACTGCTATCTAG AAAACAATTTCCAAGTGTACCGGCATCCATTCCAACTTGGCAGCTAGCAACGTCGACAGTAAGAGAGAAAACCGGCGATAGAGAAGATCTGGATGATGCAGGGAGTGGTAGCAGCACCAACAACTCCGATAGTTCTTTGGAGATGATAAGAGAAGATCCTCCAAAAAATTGA